The window CTGGCGGCGATTTTTCCGAAAGCCTGAGCAGGGTAGGGCGCTTGGAGTAAGGAAAAAAGGGGGGGAAGCAGGCTATCTGTTTTGAACCCGTAGTCCGTGAACAGGTTGATGTAGCGTTCTTTAGTCGGCATTGTAAGTCGCCTTATGCCTCATCTTCATGGAGCTCTTCTTCAATTTTTTCAATCGTTTCCTTCGATAATCCCGTCAAGGAGGCGAGCAGGCTGACCTCCAGCCCCTGTTGCAGGCCGTTGATGACTATTTCGCGCTCTTTTTCCTGTTTGCCCTCATCAAATGCCGTATCCAGGGAGTTTTTCATGTCCCGATAATACTTGAGGCTTTTCTCGTAAGAGAGAACCTGATCTGGGGTGAAACGGGCAATTTCTGCTGTAGTGAAGAGCTGCTCAAAGACCTTTTCCCGCAAGCTGTCCGGTAACCGTTCAAGCCGATTCAGGTTCCTGATAACATAAAGCCATTTATCGAATCGGGTCTCCAGCTCCTCCAAGCTCTTGGTGAACTTGGGCATCTCCAGGTAGATGAAGGTCAGTTTATCATAAAACACCTTGTTGGTGTCAATGTCCGACAGCTTGACATCGTAACGGTATTTCTCCGGTTGCCCCTTGTCCTCATTAAAAACAAAATCCAGGATTGCCACGGTATAGACGGCCTTGAGCTCGAAATTCCAGTCGCCCCGTTCTGCCTGTTCGCGGATAGGAAAGGTGGAGTAGTAGAGAGCGCGGTCTTTGAAAAAATTCTGTTTGCTCTTTTGGAGCTCAACAATGAACTTTTCTCCGCGTTCGTTCTCGCAGTAGAGATCAAAAATTGCCTTACGGTTGATATCGGTGTCGCCCAGTTGCTCCGTCTTGAGGTAGGTCAGATCCCGGATCTCTCCCTGTTCCTCTCTGAGCAGCTCGTTGAGAAAATCCAGCAGCAGGTTTTTGTTCGGTTCTTCGCCGAAGATCTTTTTGAATCCGTAATCTGTGAACAGGTTGATGTAGCGTTCTTTTGTGAGCATGATTTATGCCTTCGTCAGGCTAGTGAGGAGCGATTTTACCTTTTGCGATTTCTGGTTATTCTTGATGTGCTCACTATATTCTTATTTCACCGGAAGGACAAGCGTTGTGGTAGAGCTGGAAAGATTGGAGTTCTTTTTGGGATGAGGTACAGGAGGATGAGTCACGTAGGTTTTCTTGAGTGAAACGAAAGCAGACGGTTTATTTTCCGGATTGTTTGATTTCGCTGCACTCAACCGGGCCTACGCAACTGGCAGCGATTTTTCCGGAAAGTTGAACAGGGCAGGGAGGGCTTGCTATCTCTCAGGGGGGCGGTATATCTAAACCCCACCTGAAGAGACAGCATATGGAGATTCGTGGTTTAGTATCGCGGCGGAGGTGGCGCATAGCCATCATCCGGCCAGAAACGATTCCGTGGTTGCTGTCGAGGATAGGTCGGCGCACAGGAGATGACCCGCTTGCGGCATAAGGTCTTACGCCACTCGTATTTGTAAAAATGTTTTTCCTGTGCATAAGGCTCAGGGCGAAATGCCACCTGTATTGAGGAAGAATACTCCCCTTCACCATATCCGGTTCCGGCCGCAGACTCAGCCGAATCAAGGACATCAGCTGCCTGTGTTTTATATTTCTGCCCACGAGGTGCGACCGGAGCAGCCTCCTGGGTAGAGAAACGCGGTTTGATTGGCCGACGCTGAACAGGTCGCGGCTTTTCCGCAAAGGCGGCAACGGCAATCACCCCCATCGCACTTTCATCACCCCAGGCACCGGCATAGGAATCACTGGCCTCGGTGAAATAGAAACGATGAATTGCATCTTTGCCAGTCCGCCAACCACGGTAGACAGCAACCCCATAGGGTTCCAGAATGTACATCCTTTCCGTGTTGCGCAAATGGGATTTTTTCCCGGAGATGATATTGCGTCCATCCACCGTAATCACCAAGCCTATCCGTTGATTAGTATGGTTGCGGATACGAAGGCCGTAGCGAGCATTATGTTCTGCCTGCACGTAGGCCCGATACGTCCCCTGTGCCGCGCTGACAGGATACTCGGGAAAGATATAGCCCTGATCGGCAACCACCTCTACGCTGATATTCCCGGCAAGAGCCGTGCTCGCAAGCAGGAATACCAGGCTGACTAGTGAGAAAAAGACTTCCTTCACAGTAACGACCTCCTGTTCTTTGAGAAAATTATGAGAGGGCCTTGGTGAAGAACACGTTCGGCCAGGAAGAGATGGGAGAAAAAAGAAAGTGTTCGGATAAATCGGATAAATGCGAGAGCTGTCTTGAAACGCCGGATCAGGCGTTGCCGACAATGTCGCTGAAAATAGAAATATTAATACCGTAGCGGCGCGCAGCCTGTTTCCACTTGCGGTCATCTGGAGTGTTGAACAGAACCTCCAGGTCTCCGGGAACCGTCAACCAGGAGTTATCCATCAGCTCATCCTCCAGCTGACCAGGCCCCCAGCCTGCATATCCCAACAGAAACATGTAATCCTTGGGACCTTTGCCTATGGATATTTTTTCCAGCAGCTTGGACTCACGGGAAAGATAAATATCCGGGGTAATCTTGAGCGAATTGCCCATCTCGTGATCAGAGCTATACAGAATAAAACCCGCTTCCATTTCCACAGGCCCACCGTTATACACCGGCGGCAAGGTTCCCTCAGGCAGGGGAATGTTCGTGCTGAGCAAAACCTCCATCATGGAGATTTCCTCGTTCGGTTTATTAATAACCACGCCCATTGCACCTTCTTTATTATGTGCGCAAAGTAAAATGACCTGTTCCTGAAATCTTGGATCAGGCATCTGCGGTGTTGAAATGAGGAAATGTCCGCTCAAATCTTCCATTATGCAATCTCCTAAACGGTTTTTGATATATGTTCATGTTAGCATTGCTTATGATTGACAGTCAAGAGGGAACTTGTAAGATGAAAGGAACAAAAAAGGTTGCGAAAGCAAAAGAATGGATGTTGAGCAATATACAGTGAAAAATGGAGAGAACCTATGGGGAAACGATCTATAGCAGCTCTGTCAAGCAACTTGCAGAAGGCGGTCAAATGGATTGGTGAAATCATGAAGGAATGCCCGAATGCGCAACACAATCAGGTAATCAATGATGCTCAGCTCCGTTTCGATTTGACCCCGGCCGAGAGCGAGTTTCTGAATCATAATTTTAAGGATTTGGAGTCTGGTAGAAAGTAAGAGAAAGGATAATGGAATGCTAACAATATGATCTTATTATTAAGATGAAAAAATGACCGCTCCTGCTCGATGTTATTGCTTCCCATTGACAGGGATATTGGAACTTGTAAGATGGAAGAAGAATATTAATTTTTGGTCAAAAGTTATTAGGGGTTCAAGAAAAGATATTTTGCCCGTTATTTTTTCCGAGCCCATTACCTCTTTCTTTGGATGCAGGAACTATGGGAAGTATAGGAAGTCAGGAACGTCTTCAAATACGCAGGGATGATCTGCAGGCACACTGGGATTTACAACGTCAAAAGCTCTCAGCTCTCGAACGGGAGAAGATCCTGGAAACCCGTGTTGAGGAGGAGATGCGCCTTGAGGGAAAAATTAAGCGAATCAAAGACCAGCTCCAGTCTCTTGAAGAAGAACTGGTGCTTGTAGAAAGGGAGTTACAGAGTGCGCAGAGCGCTCTTACTCCTGATCAGGCACAGGCAGACGCAGGGCTTGATATATCTCCATCTCCAGCTATGCCATCTCCAGCTATGCCGTCACCTGGGATGCCTGGACAAACACATATCGTCAATCAAGGCAGCATAGGGGTAAATATCGGTCAATCCTGTGCCCCGGTCCATATTCATATGCCCAGTGTACCCGGTATGGAGAAGGCGTTGCAACCAATTCTCCCCTATGAACCGGAGATGATTGAGATACCAGAGGGCCCTTTTCTCATGGGCAGTCAGCCAGAAGAAGGGTACCCGGAACATGAAAGACCTCAGCACTCTGTTCACTTACCTGCTTTTTTTATCAGTACAACACCCATCACCAATGCGCAGTATGAGCACTTTGTCCGGCAAAGTGGGCATGATGCCCCAAAGGGCTGGCTCTTGCGCAAGCCTCCATCAGAGAAACATGACCATCCCGTAACCCAGGTCAACTGGCACGATGCTGCTGCATACTGCGCATGGCTCTACGGACAGAGCGGGCGGGCCTATCGGCTGCCAACAGAAGCAGAGTGGGAAAAAGCAGCCCGTTTTTCCGATGCCAGACTCTATCCCTGGGGCAACGAGTGGCAGGTCCATTGCTGCAATTACGGTGCAGAGGATACCTCGCCGGTCGATGCTTTTCCACAGGGCGCGAGTGCCTATGGCTGCCTGGATATGCTCGGCAATGTGCGGGAGTGGACCTCCACCATCTGGGGCTCCAGCCCTACGCAGGCGGATTTTTTCTATCCTTTCCAGCAAGACGGCAGAGACGCGACGTCGTTCCCCGGAGCCGGATCAGTCTTTCGTATTCACCGGGGAGGCAGTTTTCGGGATACTCCTATACATCTTCGTTGTTCTGCACGCGGCTTTTCTCCAGAGAGCAGTAAGGTCGCTTGGTGCGGGTTTCGTGTCGTTATGGTGAAAGAATAATGCCGAGAATAAAATTAGATGCCCAGCAAACTGTCCGTTCCAGTGATTGGCGCCAGGTCGTTCTGGATCAGTTGCGCAGCGGCAAGGCCTTGCCTATTGTCAGTAATAATTTTCACGATGATCTGCTCTTGTGCGGTCATAAACAGTTGGTGCGGGATTATGCCAATCATTACAAGATTCCTGAGAATTCCGGTTATGATCTTCCTGCCGCAGTGCAGTACAATACGGTGATGCGGGAGGTTGCAGGGGCGGCTGATATTATCCGACGGGAGTATCTTGATTTTGTTAAGAGCCGTCTCATGGACAGAGCAGAGGAGGAAAATACTGATGGCAGTCTGACAGACCTGCTGGAGGATCAGGAAAGTCAGTTTGATGAACATGACTTTTCCACCTTGTCCGCTAATCTTGGATATCCGCGTTTTGATGTGCCGGAGAAAGATCCTTTGCTCATTCTTGCTGGGTTTGACCTGCCCATCTATTTGACCACCTCCTATCATAGTTTTCTGGAGCAGGCTCTGCGTAAAGCAGGAAAGCAACCCCATACCATGATCTGTAGCTGGCATTCCAGGATTCCTGGAGATAATGACCCCTTGGCCACAGACTACCGACCCTCGGTGCAGGAACCCCTGGTCTGCCATCTCCACGGTTTGGATACCTGTCCAGAGTCTTTGGTCCTCAGTGAGGATGATCATCTCTCCTTTCTGGTGAATGTTTCCCGTGATCGCCATCTGATTCCTAATCGTCTGCGTCAGGCCCTGAATGACTCCTCCCTGCTTCTGCTTGGCTATGATTTGATTGCCTGGGATTTTCGTACTCTGTTCTATAGCCTGATAAAAAAACGTTCTTATCGCCTCCAAAGCGTCTGCGTGCTCCAGCTTCATCCCTCAGCAGAGGAACAGGCCTACCTGAATCGTTACATGGATGAGGTGGATTTTAAGGTCTTTTGGGGCGATACCACAGCATATCTGCAACAACTTTTTACCGGACTGCGGGGGTAGGTGGCTGCACGCCGTGCCCCACTCTGAGAAAATGTGATGAAAACCAATAACCCTTATATCGGCCCCCGTTCTTTTACCCGCAAGGAGCGGGATCGTTTTTTTGGCAGGGAAGTAGAGGCTGGTGATCTGCTTTCTCTGATCATTGCCGAACGTCTGGTTTTGTTTTATGCCCAATCCGGGGCAGGAAAGACCTCCCTCATTAACACCTCTCTCATTCCCGGTCTGGAAGAGAATGCCCGAATAGTGCTCCCGGTTGGTCGAGTCGGAGGAGAGTTGCCTGCTGGCATCACAGATGTTGATAATGTCTTTGTCTTCAGCCTGATGTCCCAGCTTGATCAGGGCGGGACAGATCCGGCCGTGCTTGCCTCGTTAAAATTGAGCGCCTTTCTTCGGGATCTGGTGACGTCAGACGGTCGAACCTATCAGTATGACCCCCCACATGAGGATGAGACCTATGATGGGGATTTTGACGATGGGCCGATCTGTGTTTTGATCATTGATCAGTTTGAGGAAATTCTTCTTGCTCACCCGGATCGTTGGCAGGATAAGGCAGATTTCTTTGTGCAACTCAATCAGGTCATGCGGGATGATCCCAAGTTGTCCGTGGTACTTTCTCTGCGTGAAGATTACGTTGCGGCCCTGGAACCTTATGAGCCCCTTTTGGCCGACCGGATGCGGGCTCGTTTTTATATGGAGCGCATGTGTCGACGCGCAGCCAGGGCAGCTGTAAAGCAACCAGCAGCAAAGGCAGGCAGGCCCTTTGCCCCTGGAGCAGCAGAAACCCTGGTTGATAATCTCAGCCTGATTCGCTCAGCCCGGAGCTCGGAGCCCCGTCCTGGTCAGTACATAGAGCCGGTCCAGTTGCAGGTGGTCTGTTTCCAGCTGTGGCGCAACCTGCCGCCGGGAGAAGATATTACCCTGGAGCAAGTTGGTCAGATTGGTAATGTAGATCATGCCTTAGCAGATTTCTATGAGCGGGCCGTGTTTGAAACCTTATCCAAGGCCGGAGGTTCTGAGCTGGCATTGCGTCAGTGGGTTGACAGGAAGCTGATCACTTCGGGAGGCACCAGAGGAACCGTTTTTCAGGGCGAAAAAATGACCGATGGTATGGAGAATAGGGTCGTCCGCCTGCTGGAAGACCGTTTCCTTCTTCGCGCTGAGAGCCGTTCCGGAGCGGTTTGGTATGAGTTGGTTCATGATCGTTTTGTAGAACCCATTTTACAGGCGAACCGGCAATGGTTGGATCGCCAGGGTCCTTTATTGCGAGATGCCCTGGCCTGGTTGGATTCTAATAAGAGAAACCGAAGTCTCCTCTACACTGGGGAGAAACTGGCAATGACCCTGGCTGATTTTGAGGATCTTCCAGTGCATGAGCCTGTGGTCATGGAGTTTCTTGAAGGATGCAAAGGACGACAGGCCTGGTTGGATGAGAAGGAGTCTGCGAATAAAAAATATCGTAAGTGGTTTAAGGCTGCCGTGTTGGTGACTGAGGTTGCGATGTTGGTGGGTATATGGGCTGGCGTGGCGACCTGGAGAGCAAAGAATGCAGAGCAGAGTGCCCTGGATGCGCATAAGAAAGCTAAGGACACCTTGGCCCGATTGCAAAAAACCGAGTCACTGAACATAGGTATGACCCTCAATGCCAAGGGAGAGTCTGAAGAGAGTAAACGGCATAATTTGAACGCCCATCTCTATTCGCTTCATGCTATCGAGAGGCTTTCCCGGGACAATAAAGAGAGTAAGGCATACAAAGAAGCTGTTGGCAGAGCCCAGGCCAATCCGGTCCCGGTCCCGGCCTTTATCGGGCATCACGACGGACAGGTCAATGACGTGGTCTTCTCATCCGATGGCCGCACTGTTGCCTCAGCATCGCGAAAAGAGATCAAAATCTGGAATGCGGTGACTGGCAAGCAACTGCGTTCTCTCCCAGGGCAGAAGGAGGGGGTGTCCAGCATAGCTTTTTCACCCGATGGCCGCTTGCTCGCTTCGGGGTCATCTGATACGACGATCGTTCTTTGGGAAGCGTCTACAGGGAAACGGGTACGCACCCTGAAGGGGCATACGGACAGGGTAGGGAACATCGTCTTTTCACCCAATGGCCGCTTGCTGGCCTCGACTTCCAAGGATATGACCATAGGCATCTGGAGTGTGAAAAGCGGGAAACGTCTTTATAGTCTGAACGGAGAAAGTAATGTAAGCAGGGTTGCCTTTTCTCCTGATGGACGTAACATTGCTGCCACCTTCTACGACGGAACGGTCGGTGTTTGGGAGGTGAAAGGCGGGAAGTGCTCAGAGGTGTTAGATGGATATACAACTGCCCTGCACGGCATTTCTTTTTCCCCTGATATGCGCACCGTTGCCGCAGGGTCTTTTGGCAGAGTTGATTTTTGGGATGTGAAGAAAGGTGAACGTCTCCGCACGATTAAGCGCGATGATAATTGGCTCATTACCACGGTGCCTTTTTCTGCTGATGGACGAGTAATTGCATCAGGAAGCGGAAGTAATATCATTTCTCTTCAGGATGTTGAGACTGGCGAATATCTTCGGATGTTAGAGGGCACATCTTCAGGGCGTGATATAGACTTTTCACCTGATGGTCAGACACTTGTGGCTTCTGGCTCCCGGAATAATACCCTCGGACTTTGGGAGACATACTCAGGTAGGCTGCACCACTTAAAAGGACATGTAGGGCAGGTCGTGACGCTTTGGTTTTCCAAGAAACAGAACCAGATAGTTTCCATTTCACGAGATAAAACCATAGCAAGATGGGACACTGCTACTGGGCGGCTTTTGCAGAAGAAAGAAATAGATATAGCAAGAACAGATCCTGTTATTTTTTCTTCTGATGGACGTATCTTTGCAACATTTTCCTATGGCGGCAGCGAGATTCGGATAGGGAAAGTGGCCACCGGAAAATGGCTGGCCCAGCTTGATGCAGGTACTTATATTGATAGTATTGCCTTTTCAGCAGATAGCCAGAGCCTTGCTGCTGCCTCTGGTTCGACTATCAAGGTATGGGATCTGCTGACGGAAAAATGTTCACGCACATTTACCCTTGAAGAAGGCATGCGAGGGGTTGTGACCTTTTCCCCGGATGGTGGCCTTTTTGCTGCCAACGTAGGCTCTGGGACCATCGGTATTTGGGAGCTTGCCACAGGTAAGCGTGTACAAATCCTGGAAGGGGGAAGTGGCTTTGGTATTTTTTCTCCAGACCGCCGCCTTTTTGCCCATTTTGATACGCAAGCAAAGCCTCCCATCGTCAAGATCTGGGATATTGCAAGTGGTAAGACTATACAAACTCTCAGAGAGAGCAGTGATGTCCTGATGTTTCAGGCGAAATTTTCTCCTTCTGGTAATCTGCTTGCCTCAAGTTCTTTGGAGAAAAAGCTGAATATCTGGGATGTCCGAACCGGCACCCGTCTCCATATTTTGAAGGAAAAAAATATCTCGTATGAAAGCATTGTTGCTTTTTCCCCTGACGATCAATATCTGGTTTTTACCACAGAAGATAATGCAGTAGGAATCTGGGATTTTTACCCCGCAGCGAATGAGTTTTCCGGTATTTCTCTGGATAAAAACGGTGGATATACGGTTGATTTACAGACCTTGCCCTATACGCTGGAAGGTATTGAACTCAAACCTTTGAATATCCAAGGAGGAAACTGGGATAAGGCGGCTCGTTGGAGTCGTTACCACCCCTTTCACTGGTTACCTGCGGCGGAAAAAGGCGATAGCAAGGCTATGTTGCAGCTCGGCATTATTTATGATCGCAAGAACGACATCGCTCGTGCCTTGCGGTGGTACAAAAAAGCCTTTAAGGCTGGCAAGAAGCAGGCAAGAAAACAAGAAAGTATCCTCCTGCATTGGTTAGAAGATAAAGATAATTGGAAGAGAGTTCCTGAGCCTTTTCGGCGAGACTTTTGCAAAGCCAAGAAAGAATTCAAACTGCCTTTGGCGCTGAGCCTTGCTTGTACCCAAAAAAGGTATCCTGATGTTATTCCGGAGAAGGTGCTCAAAAAAATAAAGAAAAATCGTTCTTCGATAAAACGACCAAAAGGAATGAGTTTTCCTACCTTGTCCCGCAAGCTCAGGGAGAGCCAGCGGACTCCCTCGCGCTATACCCGATCGAGGAGTGCCCCACGGACTCCCCCAAAGAAAAAGAGGACCTTTCTCGATTTCTTCCATAATCTTGGTATACGCTAGTGAAAATACGGAGCAATAATACGGAGCAATAAGTAATGCCAAGAATCAAGAAGAGAGGAAAAGGAAAGGCGCAGGTTCCCGGCTGGCGGCGGAATATTATTGAGCAGTTGCGGGAAGGCAAGGTTTTGCCTATTGTCGGTAATGCGATGCATAATGATTTGCTGCTCCAGGGGCATCAGCAAAGTGTGGAGGCATACCGTGACTTTCTTGCTGAGGAGCACGGGTATCCTCCGGCCTGCATCAAGGACCTTTCTCTTCCGGGCCTTGCCCGTTACCATACTATTATGCTCGGGTCTGCCGAGGGCAGGCGTTTGCCAGGCGCGGAACTCGCCGTGAAGCGGGAATACCTCAACTTTATCAAGAATCGCCTCTTTGATCTTGTTGAAGCCAGTGACACAGAGGGCATGATAACTGGCTTGCTGGAAGAGGAAGAGGCCCAGTTTGATCAGCACGATTTTTCCCTGATGGCCGCCAATCTCGGGCGACCTGCCTTTGCTGCGCCGGATGCGGATCCTCTCCTGATCCTTGCCAGTTTTGATATTCCCATCTATATCACCACCTCGTATCATTGTTTTTTAGAACAGGCCCTCTGGGCGGCAGGGAAGAAACCCCGCACCGGGCTCTGTTCCTGGTGGTCTTTTGATCCAAATCTGGTGCTTCCTGTCCCGGACCTCTTTGCTGATGACTACGAACCAAGCGTTTTGGAACCCCTGGTCTATCATCTGCACGGCCTGGACAGTTGCCCCGAGTCCCTGGTGCTGAGTGAGGACGATTATCTTGCTTTTCTGGTGAATATCTCTCAGGATCAGGTCAACAGCTCGCAGGAGAACAAGATGATTCATCCCCGCCTGCGCCATGCCCTGAGTGATTCCTCCCTGATGGTGTTGGGCTATGATCTTGGTGATTGGGATTTCCGTTCTTTGCTCTATGGGTTGATTAAACGACGGCCTGCTCAGCCCCGCAATCAGAGCGTCTGCGACCTCCAGTTGCAGCCTTCACCGGAAGATCTGGCCTTTCTGGAGCGCTCTATGAGTGATGTGGATTTTGAGGTTTTTCAGGGGGATTTTGCGGAATATCTGCGGCAGGTGTATGTGGATTTGCAGCGGTAGGAGGATCCCCTTGTCCGCCCATTATTTTCGACCAACGGATCATTTAAGGGCAGCCACAGGGGGTGCCCCAACAAAAGAGAAACGTTATGAATAATCCCTACATCGGCCCTCGTTCCTTTACCCGCGAACAACGCGATCGTTTTTTCGGACGCTCCCGCGAGGCGCGCAATCTCCTCTCTCTGGTTATTTCCGAGCGGCTGGTGCTCTTCTATGCCCAGTCCGGTGCTGGTAAGACCTCTCTGCTCAACACCTCCCTGATCCCTTCTCTGGAAGAAAACGAGCGCGCGGTTCTGCCTGTGGGGCGGGTGAGCGGGGAACTGCCTGCCGGGCTTGACGATGTGGATAATATCTTTGTCTTCAATCTTCTGACCCATCTTGATCAGAGCAATACAGATCCGGCCTGTTTTGCCCGGATGGAGCTGAAGGATTTCCTGGAGCATCTCAGCAGTGCGGACGGGGAAACCTATGCCTATGATCCTGCGGAGGCCGAGGAAGGGGAGGGGAGTAATGATGATGCGGATGATGAGGAAATGTTGCTCTATGTGCTCATCATTGATCAGTTTGAGGAGATCCTGACCGATCATCCTGAACGCTGGCAGGATCGGGCCGGTTTTTTCCGTCAGCTGGATCAGGCCATGCGCCATGATCCGGGTCTCTTTGTTGTGCTGACCCTGCGTGAGGATTATGTCGCGACCCTTGAATCCTATGCTCCGTTCCTGACAGACCGGATGCGCTCCCGTTTTTATATGGAGCGGATGGAGCGCAAGGCGGCCCTGGCAGCTGTGACCGGCCCGGCGAAGAAATACGGCAGACCTTTTGCCCCTGGTGCGGCAGAAGCCTTGGTGGATAATCTCAGCCTGATCCGTTCTGCGCGCAGCGTGGAACCCCGTCCCGGCCAATACATTGAACCGGTCCAGTTGCAGGTGGTCTGTTTTCAACTCTGGCGCAACCTGCCGCCGGGTGAGGAGATTACTCAGGACCAGGTTAACCAGATCGGTAATATAGATCATGCCCTGGCTGATTTTTATGAGCAGGCCGTGGCCGAGACCTTGCAGGCGAGCGGGGGATCAGAGCTGGAGTTACGCCAGTGGTTCGACAGGAAGCTGATTACCGAGGCGGGTACGCGGGGTACGGTTTTTCAGGGGGAGGAGGTAACCGGCGGTATGGATAACCGGGCCGTGCGCCTCTTGGAAGATCGCTTTCTCCTCCGGGCCGAGAGTCGCGCCGGGGCGGTCTGGTACGAGCTGGTCCATGATCGCTTTGTTGAACCAATTCAGCAGGCGAATCAGAAATGGTTGGAGCAACAGGGACCGTTGTTGCGCGATGCTTTGGCCTGGAAGGACAGTAATAAGACAGACCAGAGTTTGCTCTACACCGGAGAAAAGTTGGCAAAGGTCTTGGCTGAACGAACCGAACGGAATGTGTTGGAGTCGGTGATTACGGAGTTTTTGGAGGATTGCCAAGCAAGGCAGACCTGGTTGGAGGAAAA is drawn from Candidatus Electrothrix aestuarii and contains these coding sequences:
- a CDS encoding SIR2 family protein codes for the protein MPRIKLDAQQTVRSSDWRQVVLDQLRSGKALPIVSNNFHDDLLLCGHKQLVRDYANHYKIPENSGYDLPAAVQYNTVMREVAGAADIIRREYLDFVKSRLMDRAEEENTDGSLTDLLEDQESQFDEHDFSTLSANLGYPRFDVPEKDPLLILAGFDLPIYLTTSYHSFLEQALRKAGKQPHTMICSWHSRIPGDNDPLATDYRPSVQEPLVCHLHGLDTCPESLVLSEDDHLSFLVNVSRDRHLIPNRLRQALNDSSLLLLGYDLIAWDFRTLFYSLIKKRSYRLQSVCVLQLHPSAEEQAYLNRYMDEVDFKVFWGDTTAYLQQLFTGLRG
- a CDS encoding SIR2 family protein, coding for MPRIKKRGKGKAQVPGWRRNIIEQLREGKVLPIVGNAMHNDLLLQGHQQSVEAYRDFLAEEHGYPPACIKDLSLPGLARYHTIMLGSAEGRRLPGAELAVKREYLNFIKNRLFDLVEASDTEGMITGLLEEEEAQFDQHDFSLMAANLGRPAFAAPDADPLLILASFDIPIYITTSYHCFLEQALWAAGKKPRTGLCSWWSFDPNLVLPVPDLFADDYEPSVLEPLVYHLHGLDSCPESLVLSEDDYLAFLVNISQDQVNSSQENKMIHPRLRHALSDSSLMVLGYDLGDWDFRSLLYGLIKRRPAQPRNQSVCDLQLQPSPEDLAFLERSMSDVDFEVFQGDFAEYLRQVYVDLQR
- a CDS encoding formylglycine-generating enzyme family protein, with translation MGSIGSQERLQIRRDDLQAHWDLQRQKLSALEREKILETRVEEEMRLEGKIKRIKDQLQSLEEELVLVERELQSAQSALTPDQAQADAGLDISPSPAMPSPAMPSPGMPGQTHIVNQGSIGVNIGQSCAPVHIHMPSVPGMEKALQPILPYEPEMIEIPEGPFLMGSQPEEGYPEHERPQHSVHLPAFFISTTPITNAQYEHFVRQSGHDAPKGWLLRKPPSEKHDHPVTQVNWHDAAAYCAWLYGQSGRAYRLPTEAEWEKAARFSDARLYPWGNEWQVHCCNYGAEDTSPVDAFPQGASAYGCLDMLGNVREWTSTIWGSSPTQADFFYPFQQDGRDATSFPGAGSVFRIHRGGSFRDTPIHLRCSARGFSPESSKVAWCGFRVVMVKE
- a CDS encoding Rpn family recombination-promoting nuclease/putative transposase, which encodes MLTKERYINLFTDYGFKKIFGEEPNKNLLLDFLNELLREEQGEIRDLTYLKTEQLGDTDINRKAIFDLYCENERGEKFIVELQKSKQNFFKDRALYYSTFPIREQAERGDWNFELKAVYTVAILDFVFNEDKGQPEKYRYDVKLSDIDTNKVFYDKLTFIYLEMPKFTKSLEELETRFDKWLYVIRNLNRLERLPDSLREKVFEQLFTTAEIARFTPDQVLSYEKSLKYYRDMKNSLDTAFDEGKQEKEREIVINGLQQGLEVSLLASLTGLSKETIEKIEEELHEDEA
- a CDS encoding YqgE/AlgH family protein; translated protein: MEDLSGHFLISTPQMPDPRFQEQVILLCAHNKEGAMGVVINKPNEEISMMEVLLSTNIPLPEGTLPPVYNGGPVEMEAGFILYSSDHEMGNSLKITPDIYLSRESKLLEKISIGKGPKDYMFLLGYAGWGPGQLEDELMDNSWLTVPGDLEVLFNTPDDRKWKQAARRYGINISIFSDIVGNA